CTGCAAGAAAGTAGATATAAAAGTTATAttatgaaaaaaatgaagaatatGTTCAAAACAGAAATTAAGAGTGGCCAGTTTGATATAAAGCAGCTGGTTGAACGACGTAAGAGATAAATAATAAAAAACTTTAAAAGACTAAGAAAAATAGATCAAATTCTTTAAAGTCCAACATATATAATAATAACCAAGGGAAGGAAAAGCCTTTGCACATCTTTGTGCATATAAGAAAAGAAATTCATTTTACCAATTAGGTACCTTCACGGCAAATGAAAAGAGCGAAAAAGCCAAAGAGCAATGCCTTCTTATGAAAAATGTATTTTAGACCATGGATAAAGTTTTGTCCCTAAATGATAAATGTAGAAATAAAGTGGAGTGACAATTTATTATGCTTTTATAATTGATTCAACGTATGTGAAATAAAGTAAACGGATGACTTTAATTGTGAAAGCTAAAGGGCAAGGATTAAAGCCAATTAATAGCGGAAGATGTAGGATTTCTTACTTTGTATTCAGTTTTAGGGTAATTGAACTTATCCATTtaataaaaaattctttttaaatttttaaggGAATGACAAAATGGTCAATCAATTTTAAATGGGTATTTTCGTAAATTAATTTTGAGTTTGTGGCTTCccacttataatatagtatgatatgatatgatgataGGTAACAGTATATTCATCTTTACAAAATCTCTAAACAAAAGCTTGTTCATCTTACAAGGACTACTTACTAGGACTAAGTACAGAGATTCCAAAAAGTCTAGTAAAGATTCAGCATCTTCTACAAAGTTTTCTTTACACCAGAAACATAACGCTATTACACAGTTCATCTCAAGTGTCTGTGTAGAGCTATTAATATCTTCAAAACATCTTTTATTTCTCTCACTCTATACAGTCCACCATATACAAGCTAGGATAGATTTCCACCACCTCTTATTCCTTACACTGCCTCCCACTTTGTTCCAGCACTTCAGCATATAAAAAGTGGACTCTGGCATGACTCGTTTCCGACCAAACATGCTCAAGAAAATCTGCCACAGTTGACCAGTCACTTCGCAACGTAAGACAAATGGCTGACATTTTCAGCACACTCCTGACATAAAAAGCATGTTGAACTCAACAGTATTCCCCTTCTTTGCAGGTTTTCATGAGTAAGGCATGCTCTCTGTGCTACCAACCAAGAGAAACATCTCACTTTAACAGCAGTCCTGGCTTTCCAACTATTCTTTCAAGGCCATCTTGTGTCTTGTTGTCCAATAGCAGTTAATGCATTATATGTTGATTTAACTGTGAAACACTTTCTGCCATTACCTTTCCATATCATGGAATCTCCAGCGTCAGTTGTGCCTTTGAACATGTCCAGCCTTTTGAAGAACTCAGTAATTCTATCCACCTCCCGATCATTCAGCACTCGCCTAAAAGGTATATTCCAGCCTTGTAAGCTCCAATCTTCAATAAAAGCATCTGGTATCCTGCACAAACTGAATAGATCAGAGAAAACTTCTTTTAGAGGGCCATGTTAAGCAATCTGTTTCACTATTTAAGCCATAAATTGGTATCGCCTATTAATTTTAAACCCACTCAACACAGCATGGAATAAAACAAATGTGCAAGCTTTATTCATGCTAACTTGGGAAATCCATGGGTAGATAATGTGCAAGTCTTCCTCCAATATTTGAGCATATAAACGAAGGGTACAGGTGGTAGATATCCCCTCTAGCAAGTCACTTCCTTTCATGCATATAACTTCATCCCGAAGTTTGACTTTGTGTATACTGCAAAAAGCGAAACTTAAGTTAGATTTTTAGAACCCCGATAACCACTCTATCTAGCAGTGTTAGTATACAAATTCATGAGAAATTAGGAGCACCTAGTTGCTAGGGTGCTTTAGGGTTTATAGCAACGTAGCGGCACTATAGGGTGTGCCAGATTTTGTCGCCGCGGTGCATCTACATTGTTATTAACACGGCGTTTGTAAAATCTCGCTCGTCTACTTCCTCGGATTGGAATTGCTTGCTCCATAGGCTTATCATCCACAGAACCAATAGTTGTAACACAAGAGGCCTCTAAAGTCATCTGGCTAGGGGTATTATCATAGTTAACCTGTCGATCAGGACGGGCAGGGGAGTGGTGTATGTCGTCATCATCAAACCCGTCTCCAAAATTATTCATATCAAACTGCTGAGAGGGTGGGATCTGATAAAGTACAAGTTGAATGTCAACATTATGCAATTCAGAACCATCCCCAAATTGTGTTGAACTAGATGCCATATCAAAACGGGGCTCTGCAAACTGTGATGAATCCATACCAAGCTCAGCTTCAAcatttaaatttccatcacccTTAACAGAACCACCTGCACCACGATCACGCTCCAAATCCGAATTTGTATAAGACATTTCAGACCTTTCTTCAACATTAGTTGCTGCTATCGCACGTCTCTTTTTGCGTCTCCCTGCCCTTCCACGTTTATGTGGATTAACAGCATGATCAACTACAGGCTGCTTAACTGGAACATACATTGGCTGAACACGAAGCCTCTGAGCCTCGATTGCTGCTGTCAAACCATCACTGCACATCTCCATGACTTTCCTTCCTGCAACCTCCATTGATGGTTGTTGTCGCAATTCAATCCCATATTGATATATCATATGCAACTGACGCGCCTGGAATTGCAAAATCGAGGATCATTATTTTTCTAATACAAACTAATAAAACCACAGCTGACATGATAGTTAACTAGCTCATCAACCTTTTCCTCCTGTATTTTTGACAGAAAATAAGGCCCACAAATACACCGAAAAAGTTAAGGTATAAATGATGTGAAAATATAAAGAGCAGTAATACTTCAACCGAAGTGTCTTCCAAGAGACATGCTATCAGCAGCTATCCAAAAGTTACACATGCCAGAAATTATACTGAGATGGAAAAAAACAATCAAAAAGCTTTTTGCTGGGCATAAGGCTGAAAAAGGTAGAAATGTATTCCAGGATACAATGAAAACCAACTTTTGAACAATTTCAGATATCTATCAAAATATACACCTAGAGAATAGGTTCAAAAATTATAATATATCACTGATGCACACTATACAATATATCAAATGAACTAATTAGCTGGTTTTTCTGACATAAGAATGAATTCCATAGAAAATgatacaaacaacaacaacaacaacaacaacaacaacaacacacccagtattatcccacactgTGGGGTCCCACAGAAAACGCAATTAACTTATCTTAATGCAAAGTACATACCATAACCTCGGCCACTGGTGCAAGGGATGCATACCCTTTTGGAAATCGGATACTGGGATTTCCGATAATCTGTCGAGTAATCCGACGATACCAGACAAGGTAATCATCATCATACGCAACGGGTCCATCTGCTAGCCGCGCTTCACAAACTCGGTTAGCACGATCATTCCAGACAAGTATGGGCCTCGCATGTTCTCTAGCCCAATCCGTGTTTTGTCGGCCACGACGATCATGCATGTCGTGATTGTCTGCAAAATTGCAGGAAACAGGTATGAATTGACGCATTCCGAATTGTCTGAGGACCCTGTTGGGCTGATGCATCTCCAACACGTCCCAACATAGGAGCGGCACCACAGCACGCCAAAAGTACTCTCCTGATCGGCAATACTCGGGAAGATTCTCCATCACATCTGGAGTATACGGCTCCCAAACAAACTGTTCGGAAAATAACCAACTATTAGCCATAAAAAGAATATAACACTTGCTACAAAACATATATAGAGCTGGTAAGTTATACATGTTCATCAACGAGGTTATCTAGCTGGTCCCGAAACAATGGCAACACGTATTGCGTCGTATGTGTCCAACTAAGCTGAACGTTCCATTTACAAGCGTGTGGTGGACCAGGGAGATCATTCGAGAATGTAATAGCACCCTCTCTTGCCTGTCGTCTGTCTGGATGAACCATCTTCAGTCTCTCCCATGCCCATACCTAAGtatatcaaaaataaataataaaattaattttatattaaaataaaaatataaataatcatataaataaatacatgccTGTAGAAGTGGTATGAAGCCACATAACTCATTGTTTTTTGGCCGGGTAGCTCTACACAATGCACGGTACAAGCACGCCAACACAGCACTACCCCAACTATACATACCAATCTGCGTGATGTCATCGAGCAGCGTCAAGTACATTAACTTAACCTTGTTTCCTGATGTGTCAGGAAACAGTATACCCCCGATCATCCATAACATATAGCACCTAGCCCTCTGATGTACAACTACCTCATCTGCATCATCATCTAGCAAAGGCAGTTGCTCCATGTATGTAGCTAGTGCACTAATCTCAAGCCTACTACCAAATAAACAATCACTATGTGGTCTAAAACCAAGCAACGCGTCACACATATCCTGCCACTCTTCGGTCTTTCTTGTACTATCAATGCCCAATACTGGCCTTCCCTCTACTGGCAATCCATACAAAATAGCTACATCCTGTAGCGTAATAGTGGCTTCCCCAACTCTTAGGTGAAAAGTATGCGTCTCCGGACGCCATCTCTCAACAAGAGAAGTAATAAAAGCATGGTCTAATTGTATACGTCCTACTCGATAGACCCCGTAAAATCCTGCATCAATTAATATTTGCAGGACACGTCGATGAATGGGACGATCATGAACCAAATTCCAAAAATTACCATCTGATCGTCTACATAAAATAGGCTTTTCCACCTCACCATTCCATACGTCCTTCGACCTGTGATGGTTTTGTCTTGTCAGTACGCTATGGTCTAACGGCCCAGGATGTAGCTGTGTCAACCTCTGATCCTCCATGTGACtgaacctatatatatatatatatataataaatcgTGTTAGGTTACTTTTCAAACATGCATCAATAAATCAATAAAGTTATACTGATAAATCATGTCGACCAACGAACCATCAGTCAATGACCAATAGACATACACCAAAACCTACCATGATCCACTCTATATAAAGGGAACAACATCCTCGTTTGTTCAAAGTTCAAACTACCCATCCCTCTCATTCAAATTAACTGAGTTTCTAGTTAAAAATTTAACCATGccaaaaaaacatttttttcatTGCACAATTTAGCAAAAAAACATAAGGGAGAAGGTAGCTCGAGGAACCCTCAAGGAAGGAGTGAAATTTAAACACAATTGAGCCTTATCTCGAACCTAACATGCTTGGTTGCTATTTGGACAGTGTCGGTGATAAATGGTATGATAacctttgcttttttttttcagaaCCAACCAATATCTTTCAATCAACCCCTCGGAATCACGGGTCATATTATAGAGGGTGAGGTACACTCTTGGAAATCTGAAGGGGTACAGATATGCCTATATGGGGAGAAACTCTGAAGTGGATTGAGTTATACTCTAAGCGGTGCGCCTAGGAAGTGTTATGTCGATGGAACAGTCTTCCAGTTCTGCAAGCTATatcacccacataccaagcaaaTCATTTTCTAGATGGAGGAGCAGTAATTCAACTTTTGTCTAAAGGGATTCTTGAAATGGAAAAGTCAGTTTCACGCATTGGAAGACATTAAGCTTTGGAAAGGAGATGAAGAAGAGTATTGGGGTCTCTTGGAGAATGAAAAATTGCATTGCATCAAGGACTTCCAAAGCATTTGCCAGAAACATTAGATTATTATTCAACTATTGGGGAGCCATATTGCTGTCAGAATAAAGCGAGCAATTATCTCGACGATATACAAGAGATTAGAGAGCTTGAGGAGAACCTTGAACTTAATTATGACGATTATGGTTGGGGTCGAAATCCaccagaagaagaagaggaggaaaaggaggaagaggaagaagaagacaaAATGTAAGTGGTGCCGGATAGTGAAGAGGATGATTAGCATATTGTACTAGAATTATGATGTGGTTCCTTAAGCTATTATCTTGTTTCTTTAAATTTCCGTACTTGTTATGAATAAATTTTGTAGCCTTTGCAAATTATCATGCTACACTCTATGAacattttcaaaaatcaaaacagCCAGCAATTCTCCAAAAACTAACTATTTAATTCATTTATCTTTGATAGGTTTTTGATAAGTTAAACACTAACAGAAATTCTTCAGCAGATtcgaattttatttttaaaaaaaaaaaaactaacattCTCTCAATACATCTCAATATGCATTTTATCAGGAAAAGTATtggttttttaaataattaaaaaaaacacaaGCAGATGAAGGGAAATTGAGCAAGCATTAGTCCGAGATAAGTACAAAAACTCATAACTGACGTATATACTTAGGTTTCAGAAGATTCAAGGCATTTttcaacaactatgtgctactaAAATTATCCCCATATCTTAGATTACAAACTCAAAACCATAAAATCTGAACCACAATGCAAACTCGACACCACTAATTTACACCACAAAAACAGTAAATACTACAACATAAAAAGTCAACAGCATGCAATTCAGAATTAGATAGGAACAAAATTGGAAGGGCGAATTGGCAGTGTTAGGGCTTTTATCTTGGACGAACCTGAGCGTGAAGCCTGGCAATGAAGTTCCGTTCGCCGGAAGGGGGCGGCGGATGGTTTCAGATAGCAGACCAAGGGGGAGGAGCACTTTATTTGTAAATTTCTAAAAGCCTGTACCTCGTATAAAATTTATACGAtctgctcttttttctttttctttgcgggTTAAATGAGAAATTGGGCAACTGGCCAAAAACATGGGAATAAACAGACAATTTTCGGTGTTTATCTAAAGTTATCCAATTTCTATTTTAGCTGTCTAAATATTTATTACGTAGTAGTAATTCTTAAAGTTAACAAAACCAAGAAAAGAGAAGTAGAATAGTTGTTTCgctaaaattgaaaagtaaaTTATACTAAAAAAATTATCAAGTGAAGCAATATATATGACATTAGGAACTTTCTagcttatttaaaaaaaaaaaaatagataccAACAAGTATATTCAATGTTCGAGAATTTTGACTTAAAACTGATGAgcagttttttttatataaataaaaaaattaaaatagagCAATTATTAGAGAAAATAAGAATCTGAAAAACTCAAGCTATAGGTCAATTtagagaagttttattttgtgtctcatacaactaacactagttgtatgaagcttcttttgtctcacaaatttgtggaccccaatcttacacttctgggtcTACAGAAATGTGGGTCCACAAAACTATGAGACAAAAAAGTTGTCTCATACAAtcagtgtcagttgtatgagacacaaaataaaaaatttcagtCAATTTAGGTGCATTTGAGGCCTTGATAtctagaaggaaaaaaaaaagtactACCTTGTTTGGGGTCAACAAAAATCAGTAGTGTGTGGGTTCCGTGAAGGAAATAAAGTTGCTCGTGTGTATGGTCTCAACCAGGCTAATGTTAATAATTTAGCTACCCTGCTAAGCCTTCCAAATCTGTTACGGCACAAGCATAAGCATAGTAGAAATAATTTAGTCATGCTTATGTGTTCTTATGCACTCTACTAATCTAGTAATGTAAGGCAAGATGATCCCAATGGACTGACTCATACTATTATCTAACTCTTTAGTGATGAATAAAAATATCCCTATTTCCAGAGAaaaaagatattcttttattAACTGTATATCCATTCAATTTAAAGCAATTTGGATACCatccaaattagctcattttgaaGTTGAGCTAAATATGTAGCCAAAATTTACTCATAAGAGAAttaatcaaaatatttttctaatttcttATTGTTTGGTATGTAAGATATAAccataataaagaaaaaaagtcGGTTAGTTTTATTTGGTAATTAAACAAtcataacaaaataaataaagaatgagAATTAGACCAATTGAGCTACGACTCATTATGTAATTCATCTTGATCCAAATAACTTTGAACTGCTTATCATTTCAATGGGTGAAATGCACCAGTAGCCACTTTTACGTccgctatttaaaatatattcataaTTTACAATGTATTTACAGACTCAATTCACACAAACTTCAAGAGTAAGTATCCtaaaaaaaattatcttgaatttttgagctgctaatttgaaattcaTGACTATATATTCTAAATTTCTGAACTCCTAATATAAAATTCAGGACATAAGATTCAACCTCTAGGCGTAATTTTTGAACTTTAGGACACGATGTCCTGAAGTTTGAACTCTGAGGTTTAAACTTTAGGACGTTATGTCCTGAAATTTGAGCGAATTGACTAATCTTTAAATATACCGTAAACGgtgaatatattttaaacaacatGCATGCTTAAAATGACTACTTGGTGTCAGGAATTTAATCTAGTTTGATCGGTCAAAATTCCCATTTAATAAACCTATACTAGCTTTGTTTGACTGCTCCTATTTCAGGATTCACTTTCATATTGGATGCAGCTTCCATGGTTGATCAAAGCAACTACGATGAAGAATCACTGGCCTCCAGTTTGCCGAAAGATACAATGGTACAGATACTCGTAAGGCTTCCTGTGAATGTACTTCTCGCTTTAGGTCTGTATCCAAATCATGGTACAGTTTCCTCAAAAGCCCTAGCTACTTTCATTAAACTTCACCTCAACCATCAAAGTTCTCGTTCTGCTCCTACACTTAATTCTTCAGAATCGTGATAATCTTGCATTACCAGATCTTTCTTTGCTCCATCTTAAAAATAGTGACGGTTTATTAAAATTGCCTTCACCTTTTACTATTGAGACTGAACACTTTGCGAAGTTTGAATTTTCTTATTATGGTTTAACAGAAGTCATCCTGTGTAATCCTGCTACTAAGAAATATAAGTGCATTAATGTACCATCTGAGTGTACGAGATTAACTAATATGAGACTTGGTTATGTTCAAGAAAGCAATGACTATAAACTTTTGAAAGTCCCTTTTGAGCCCATTTGGAGTAAAGATGAAGGAGCATATTTGGCTTGGGTTTACACTACTCTCAGTTCAGGTTCGTGGAAAACGGTACCATTCATGCTTCTTTGCCAAACGGTTGCATACGGACCTGAGATTTCTCTAAATGATTTAGTATATTGGCTTGCTACTTCAAATATGGAATTCATTATTTGTTTCGATTTGATTAAGGATGAATTCAAACTTTTGGATGTCCCTCATGATGGTGGATTTTATCGTACTAATATTCGTAGAAAGCTGATGGTTTTGAGGGGATCTCTTGCCATGATGGTATCCGTTGACGATGGCCTTAAGGTCACTTTCTTCAACTGATAGAATGGATTTCAATTTCATCTCCTGTTGAGGCAAAAGATATGACCATGTTGATTCCATGGTGGATGGTGGTAGTGTTTGCTGAAAATGCCTTAATACATTAATCATGCGATCTGCAGTTTCTTTTGTTGCAAGATGCTTTTCAGAACATAGAACCTAGAGAAGAAGTAACAGTTAGTTACCAAATGTTTACATATACATAAAATATTACATTCAAAAACATAATGAGACAGTCGTATCCACATATCAATCAACTATTTATACAAAATTAAAAGCAGAGGGGAAAGAAACATGAGGAGTCCTGGAACAGTGTTATTGCTACATAATTGGACTTGTTTTTAGTTTACTTTAATAGATTAACTCTTACCTTATGTTTTATCAGATATTTTCAGCTAGAGACCTGTTAGTTGAATCGAGACTTTGAAAACAAGGCACAAACAAAAATACAGACAAATGTAATTCTTCCAATTTCATAAGGTTTTAATACTTTGCTTACAAATAATAAGTAAAAGGATCACAGTTGCAAAATCTTTGTATCTATCAAAAATGAACAACTCAATCTGGCATCTAATAGTTTGATTTCAAACTGACCTCTGCAAAAACTGAAACAACTTTTGGAAGGTATTGATAGTTGGGACCTAGAAGTTCTTTGTCTGACCTGCAAGTGAGAAAATTGGTTAACAGTAGAAGACTAAAAAGACGTTAATACACGAGACACATATTAGAGTTTAAAAACTTCATGTTAATGTTTAATTTGTTTACTGAAAACACAGTAACAACTACCAGCAAGATGCGTTTATCAAGTTGGATCGCGGCATCTGAGAAGTCAATTATCATCTGTATTAAATGGTTTCACCACCGATTGAAATTTTTCTTATACCAGAGCATATCAAAACTAGTTACTACACTATTAATATACCACTTCAAACATTTTATCTTGGGAAGACGTACGTTTCTAAACATATGTTGGCATTTGTAATGTTCTCATTTTTGGTTATACAACAAGGTAAAGAAGTTTGATAAATCATATTGATGTAGGAATACTATAAAGTAATGAAAAACAACCACAAAAAGCAATTGACCAATATTGCTGAGGTAACAAAATCAAGAGtttaaataataaagtaagagtAAATAAGGATAAAACTAGACCAAAAGAATCTAGTACCTTTCGACCATTGAACATAACTGTTCATGAACAAGTTTGGCTTCAACCAAATCAGCTTTTATAGGCAGGCAATTCAACCAAGATGGAATAACCTACCAAATGAGTTAGAATAAGAATTATGGGAAATTACAAGTTTGGCTTCAACGAAATCAGAATATATTTATGcaaaaaaatacatgaaatattcCTTTTTCGCATGTAATTACTAGTAGAAGGAATTAGTTGGGGGTATCTAAGAGTTACGAGAACAACATAAAAACAAGAGAATAAAAGATAAGAATGCATAACCAAAAAAAGGACATATACCTGGGCTAAGTCGATACTTTCACCATGAAACTGATATATCTTACCAAGTGCAGAAACAGCATTATCATatgcactttcattttcaagTTCACGAGCTTTTAAATGCGTAAGGACAACATAGATCCTTGAAAGAGCCTCTGGTTCAGGTCATAAGATTAAGTAAACACAACAAACATATCACTTCTTATTCCCTTCTCCATGATGAAAAGGATCTCGATATCACATTCAACAATATCATACCTCCAACAAAAGGTTTGAAAAAAGACTGACCATATTCCGCCCAAAGGCCAAGTCCATAAAGAGCATTCTGAACAAAACATCAATGTAAGCACTAAGCACAAATAGCAAACGCAAGTTGACTGAAAACTTTTGCAACCATTAAGATGTACAAACCTGTCTAACATTTGGGTGTTCGTCATTGCTTGTTTCCAAAACTAAAGGAAGACATACATCATAGTACCTAATTTTCACATGACGCAATTGTCAATTTTGGAACCTAATTTAAGAAAAACccaatacaaatatatatacctACTTTAGAGCTGCTTCAGGGCACTCCTTCACAAGAGAATCAAAGATGAGAATAGATGTACATCTCTCATTAGTTGTATTCTCCCTGGCCTTCAAAAAGCAAGAGATTGAATGTTGGAAGCAATAAGATATAAACGACCAAGGGTGTTAAGATGATATTGGTTATAACGTACCCACATAGGTAATAAATATGGCGACAACTCGTCAAGGAAAGGCAAGAAAGAAGTCTTGAAAGCTTTGATCAATGTGCGCAATATTTCACCAACCTAATAAAAAAGATAGGATGATTCAAGAATGGTAGATTCAAAGTGAGATGCTTGTAGAAAGAAAACATTGCGTGCTTAATGTCTGACGTCTTTTCTTATATAGAACATACATAGCTGAGAActctttcttcttgttttctttccgCACTCAATAATTCAGCTTCCTCAGCATCAAAGTCTTCTGTTTTCTCTCTCTCACTCAGTTCATTTTTTCTGCTTGAACTTTCTGTAATGACATGCTTTATCTCATTGACGATGCTACGAACCTGACTTTCAGTGAGAAGTGGTCCACATATCTGAAAACATGTACTACAAAAGGATCATTATAACAGAAGTACTTCTTTTGCCGTTTTTACTTGCATTCTACCACTGTTGTTCTCTTTTGCTTTGACACTACTAAGAAAAcattgaaaataatttttataagtTGACTTAACAGGGATGTGCTGAAATAAGGTTTTTCTATGGAGTCCATCTAACACAAATTTAATAATCTTTCTGTCAGACTCACTAGTCATGTCAAGAGAACTTTTGTGATTACGCTCTGTCGTAAATTTGATTCAAACACCACTTTAAGCATTTTATTATGATTTAACCTTTGTTGGTATTAATTCTGCATGTTCACACACATAACAAGTATCTATACAGGAGTTGTACTAAGCTTTCTTTTACTTTTAGTAGAATATAGTAACTTATATGAGTTTGGACGAGTGTTTTGTTTAGATATTTAGTCATATATCGACGTGACCATAAAAATTGGAGTTATTTATTGTGTGGGAATGTATAGGCAACAGTTAGATCATATTGGAATATAAAAATCTAAAACAGAAATATACCACCATCATAGCGAAAAACTTGCTAACCTGCAGGCAATTATTCAATTCATACAACATGAGTCCACATATTTCTGTCATAGGCTCCTGCGTGAGATAGCATATTAAGTGTCATTTCTCTTAATCAAAATCGACCAAACTTAAAAAATTTACTAACCGAAAAAAAACAAACATATACTGATGTTAAGACAACCTTATGCAAAGCCTCTACCAAAGCCAGTACTATATAGTCTGACAACTTTGTGAAATATGACTCACTTCCACCTTGAGCAATCCCTTTCTCTACAGCTAGCTTAGCAGAACTCAACAGGAGGGACATGACTTAGGCagcaaaaattagaaaattgctTCAGCCACAGGAAAATTTACATGAAAACAACGAAACCATATAAAAACACGAGAATTCTCACCACTAACAGCATATATCCTGACACCATTGCGGGTATAGAATTTCAGAAGCGGAACAAAAATTGAAACAACCTGTTTCATGCACCAATGATGTCACTTGTTTAATTTGACTTCACACAACAACacatgagaaaaaagaaaaacatgcAGGTGATCATTCATGTCAGCCTGAGGAATCCATGGATAGAAGTCTTCCTTTAATATTCCAGCACAAAAGCATAGCATAGCACAACTTTTAGCTTTCACCCGTAGAACTTTCTCTATACTGCAAGATGCGAAGTTTTAGTAAGATCCTTGGTACTTCATAATAACCACCTCTCCCAGAAGTCTTACTACTTGATAAATCCAAAGAAAGAaccaaatattaatcatattCAGAAGAAGTGATTATTTAATTAACCATTGTTGGGTAAGGCAGAAACAGGTGCATCGGAAGAATTTAAAATTAGGATTTGGCAATCCAACTCAGACTTTGAGTCAGCAGTGATGGGTTTACAGTACCTTAACTTTATGTTTTGATAATCTAACAGACTTACGGTCAAAGAACCAGATAAGGgacctgacacacttggtacaTAACTCAAT
The Nicotiana sylvestris chromosome 11, ASM39365v2, whole genome shotgun sequence DNA segment above includes these coding regions:
- the LOC104220874 gene encoding uncharacterized protein isoform X6, producing MSLLLSSAKLAVEKGIAQGGSESYFTKLSDYIVLALVEALHKEPMTEICGLMLYELNNCLQICGPLLTESQVRSIVNEIKHVITESSSRKNELSEREKTEDFDAEEAELLSAERKQEERVLSYVGEILRTLIKAFKTSFLPFLDELSPYLLPMWARENTTNERCTSILIFDSLVKECPEAALKYYDVCLPLVLETSNDEHPNVRQNALYGLGLWAEYGQSFFKPFVGEALSRIYVVLTHLKARELENESAYDNAVSALGKIYQFHGESIDLAQVIPSWLNCLPIKADLVEAKLVHEQLCSMVERSDKELLGPNYQYLPKVVSVFAEVLCSEKHLATKETADRMINVLRHFQQTLPPSTMESTWSYLLPQQEMKLKSILSVEESDLKAIVNGYHHGKRSPQNHQLSTNISTIKSTIMRDIQKFEFILNQIETNNEFHI
- the LOC104220874 gene encoding uncharacterized protein isoform X4; this encodes MKQVVSIFVPLLKFYTRNGVRIYAVSVMSLLLSSAKLAVEKGIAQGGSESYFTKLSDYIVLALVEALHKEPMTEICGLMLYELNNCLQICGPLLTESQVRSIVNEIKHVITESSSRKNELSEREKTEDFDAEEAELLSAERKQEERVLSYVGEILRTLIKAFKTSFLPFLDELSPYLLPMENTTNERCTSILIFDSLVKECPEAALKYYDVCLPLVLETSNDEHPNVRQNALYGLGLWAEYGQSFFKPFVGEALSRIYVVLTHLKARELENESAYDNAVSALGKIYQFHGESIDLAQVIPSWLNCLPIKADLVEAKLVHEQLCSMVERSDKELLGPNYQYLPKVVSVFAEVLCSEKHLATKETADRMINVLRHFQQTLPPSTMESTWSYLLPQQEMKLKSILSVEESDLKAIVNGYHHGKRSPQNHQLSTNISTIKSTIMRDIQKFEFILNQIETNNEFHI
- the LOC104220874 gene encoding uncharacterized protein isoform X3, whose product is MKQVVSIFVPLLKFYTRNGVRIYAVSVMSLLLSSAKLAVEKGIAQGGSESYFTKLSDYIVLALVEALHKEPMTEICGLMLYELNNCLQICGPLLTESQVRSIVNEIKHVITESSSRKNELSEREKTEDFDAEEAELLSAERKQEERVLSYVGEILRTLIKAFKTSFLPFLDELSPYLLPMWARENTTNERCTSILIFDSLVKECPEAALKYYDVCLPLVLETSNDEHPNVRQNALYGLGLWAEYGQSFFKPFVGEALSRIYVVLTHLKARELENESAYDNAVSALGKIYQFHGESIDLAQVIPSWLNCLPIKADLVEAKLVHEQLCSMVERSDKELLGPNYQYLPKVVSVFAEVLCSEKHLATKETADRMINVLRHFQQTLPPSTMESTWSYLLPQQEMKLKSILSVEESDLKAIVNGYHHGKRSPQNHQLSTNISTIKSTIMRDIQKFEFILNQIETNNEFHI
- the LOC104220874 gene encoding uncharacterized protein isoform X5; amino-acid sequence: MKQVVSIFVPLLKFYTRNGVRIYAVSVMSLLLSSAKLAVEKGIAQGGSESYFTKLSDYIVLALVEALHKEPMTEICGLMLYELNNCLQICGPLLTESQVRSIVNEIKHVITESSSRKNELSEREKTEDFDAEEAELLSAERKQEERVLSYVGEILRTLIKAFKTSFLPFLDELSPYLLPMWARENTTNERCTSILIFDSLVKECPEAALKYYDVCLPLVLETSNDEHPNVRQNALYGLGLWAEYEALSRIYVVLTHLKARELENESAYDNAVSALGKIYQFHGESIDLAQVIPSWLNCLPIKADLVEAKLVHEQLCSMVERSDKELLGPNYQYLPKVVSVFAEVLCSEKHLATKETADRMINVLRHFQQTLPPSTMESTWSYLLPQQEMKLKSILSVEESDLKAIVNGYHHGKRSPQNHQLSTNISTIKSTIMRDIQKFEFILNQIETNNEFHI